Proteins found in one bacterium genomic segment:
- a CDS encoding TIGR00725 family protein: protein MKKIIAVCGSNEGDENLNSDVLEIAEEVGFLIAKNGGILICGGLGGVMEASAKGAKKGGGITVGIMPWKKDKANKYIDIPIETNLGFYRNSIIVNSADSVIGICGRWGTLNEISMAIALGKPTILISTSGGICELFSDKEVLKNFKTKPKIAKSPQEAVNLAFSL from the coding sequence ATGAAAAAGATAATTGCTGTTTGTGGAAGTAATGAAGGTGATGAAAACTTAAATTCAGATGTTCTTGAAATAGCAGAAGAAGTTGGTTTTTTAATTGCAAAAAATGGTGGTATTCTTATTTGTGGTGGGTTAGGTGGTGTTATGGAAGCATCTGCAAAAGGAGCAAAAAAAGGTGGTGGAATAACTGTTGGTATCATGCCATGGAAAAAAGACAAAGCAAATAAATATATTGATATTCCAATTGAAACAAATCTTGGCTTTTATAGGAACTCTATAATTGTCAATTCAGCAGATAGTGTAATAGGAATTTGTGGTAGATGGGGGACTTTAAATGAAATTTCAATGGCAATTGCTCTTGGAAAACCAACAATTTTAATTTCCACAAGTGGTGGAATATGTGAATTATTTTCAGATAAAGAAGTTCTCAAAAACTTTAAAACCAAACCCAAAATAGCAAAATCCCCACAAGAGGCAGTTAACCTTGCTTTCTCTCTATAA
- a CDS encoding ABC transporter ATP-binding protein, which produces MNEILVVKNIEKSFGGNKVLKDINFSVEKGELFFILGSSGCGKTTLLRIITGFEVADKGKILLENTDITNLHPSKRKIGMVFQNYALWPHMTVYHNIAYGLEIRNRGKEFIDKKVDEIIKITKLENVKDLYPYQISGGQQQRVALARALVIEPKVLLLDEPLSNLDTKLRESLRREIKRIQKETSTTMIYVTHDQKEAMSLATRIAIMDEGKIVQIDTPLNIYLNPINRSVASFIGEVNFIDGKVKEEKAKEIFVETEEGDFVVSNFSNFKRGDNITLGFRPEFISFSGKENLIEGKITDFEYLGEITRVSLKTKKGNNFIICVLVENFTDLQIGEKISFSVKKFMVFEK; this is translated from the coding sequence ATGAATGAAATTTTAGTTGTTAAAAATATTGAAAAAAGTTTTGGAGGGAATAAGGTCTTAAAAGATATAAATTTTTCTGTTGAAAAAGGAGAACTTTTTTTTATTCTTGGTTCATCTGGTTGTGGTAAGACAACACTTCTGAGGATAATTACTGGATTTGAAGTGGCTGATAAAGGGAAAATTTTACTTGAAAACACTGATATAACTAATTTACATCCAAGCAAAAGGAAAATAGGTATGGTTTTCCAAAATTATGCTCTATGGCCACATATGACTGTTTATCATAATATTGCATATGGACTGGAAATAAGAAATCGTGGGAAAGAATTTATTGATAAGAAAGTGGATGAAATAATAAAAATAACTAAATTAGAAAATGTAAAAGACCTTTACCCATATCAAATATCAGGTGGTCAACAACAAAGAGTAGCACTTGCAAGAGCGCTTGTAATTGAACCAAAAGTTTTACTTTTAGATGAACCATTAAGTAATCTTGATACAAAATTAAGAGAAAGTTTAAGAAGAGAAATAAAAAGAATACAAAAGGAAACATCTACAACAATGATTTATGTTACACATGACCAGAAAGAAGCAATGTCTCTTGCAACAAGAATTGCTATTATGGATGAAGGGAAAATTGTTCAGATAGATACACCGCTAAATATTTACTTAAATCCGATAAATAGGTCAGTTGCTTCTTTTATAGGAGAGGTGAATTTTATTGATGGCAAAGTTAAAGAAGAAAAAGCGAAGGAAATTTTTGTTGAGACAGAAGAAGGGGATTTTGTTGTTTCTAATTTTTCTAATTTCAAGAGGGGAGACAATATTACTTTGGGTTTTAGACCAGAATTTATATCTTTTTCAGGAAAAGAAAATCTAATTGAAGGTAAAATAACTGATTTTGAGTATTTAGGAGAAATAACGCGGGTCTCTCTTAAAACAAAAAAAGGAAATAATTTTATTATATGTGTTTTAGTTGAAAATTTCACTGATTTACAAATTGGAGAAAAAATTTCCTTCTCAGTAAAAAAATTTATGGTTTTTGAAAAATGA
- a CDS encoding iron ABC transporter permease, translating into MKKTIYIFNFIFLILFLIYPLSYIISQSFIVDNKFTLEILKASIGNYILRTSLIKSFSLGIIVVFLTSIIGIPLAFFFYKYNFKAKNFLRIAFFLPLIATPFVGALGIRQILSRFGSLNLILIKYGILKNPISWIGTGFAGIVILQTLHLYPIMFLNISTTLSNFDIECEEASYNLGANFLQTFRKITFPLFLPGYFAASSIIFIWSLTDLGTPLVFDYTNLISIQVFNHINDINTNPVGYALVLIITFITLLLFVLTKKYIEKTPYVSGRIKRLESGKNLDRKGKVFYFLTILLLLFSLTPHVGIILNSFAKKWFFTIFPSEYTGEFYKTVFTHHLTTTGIFNSLFLSSSAALIDAVLGFTIGYFLARENFKGKQLLDLLVMLPIVIPGIIIAFGYFACFSNTIIDPRHNPYFLLIISYSIRRLPFIVRSTFSSFQLIGEEMEQASYSLGATNNTTFKKITLPLVSPGLFAGCIFVFAFSFMEVSSSLILAIREKFYPVAKVIYTLAGRVTDGPYVACALGVLGMIIISVCIVISSKITKVRFGEFFKFG; encoded by the coding sequence ATGAAAAAAACTATTTATATTTTTAATTTTATATTTTTAATTCTTTTTTTAATTTATCCTCTTTCTTATATTATCTCTCAAAGTTTTATTGTGGATAATAAATTTACTCTTGAAATTTTGAAGGCATCAATTGGAAATTATATTTTAAGAACTTCACTTATAAAAAGTTTTTCTTTGGGTATAATAGTTGTTTTTCTGACGAGTATAATTGGTATTCCTTTAGCGTTTTTCTTTTATAAATATAATTTTAAAGCAAAGAATTTTTTAAGAATTGCCTTTTTCCTTCCACTTATTGCAACTCCTTTTGTAGGAGCGCTTGGGATAAGACAAATTCTTTCAAGGTTTGGTTCTTTGAATTTAATTTTAATTAAGTATGGTATTTTGAAAAATCCAATCTCATGGATTGGAACGGGTTTTGCAGGAATTGTAATTCTTCAAACACTTCATCTTTATCCAATAATGTTTCTGAATATTTCCACTACATTAAGTAATTTTGATATTGAATGTGAAGAAGCATCATATAATTTGGGAGCGAATTTCTTGCAAACATTTAGAAAAATTACATTTCCTTTATTTCTTCCCGGTTATTTTGCTGCTTCTTCAATTATATTTATATGGTCATTAACAGACCTCGGGACTCCTCTTGTGTTTGATTATACAAATCTTATATCTATTCAGGTTTTCAATCATATAAATGATATAAATACAAATCCTGTTGGATATGCTCTTGTTCTTATAATTACATTTATAACTCTATTATTATTTGTTTTAACAAAAAAATATATAGAAAAAACACCTTATGTATCTGGAAGGATTAAAAGATTAGAAAGTGGAAAAAATTTAGATAGAAAAGGGAAAGTATTTTATTTCCTGACTATATTACTTCTTCTTTTTAGTTTAACTCCACATGTAGGAATAATTTTGAACTCATTTGCTAAAAAATGGTTTTTTACAATTTTTCCATCAGAATATACTGGTGAATTTTATAAAACTGTTTTTACACACCATTTAACAACAACAGGAATTTTTAATAGTTTATTTTTGAGTTCTTCCGCTGCTTTAATTGACGCAGTTCTTGGATTTACCATTGGATATTTTTTGGCAAGAGAAAATTTTAAAGGAAAGCAATTACTTGATTTACTTGTTATGCTTCCAATAGTTATTCCTGGTATTATAATTGCTTTTGGATATTTTGCCTGTTTTTCAAATACAATAATTGACCCACGACATAATCCTTATTTTTTACTCATAATAAGTTATAGTATAAGACGACTTCCTTTTATTGTCAGGTCAACATTTTCATCATTTCAACTTATAGGGGAAGAAATGGAACAGGCATCATATTCATTGGGAGCAACAAATAATACCACATTTAAAAAAATAACTTTACCTCTTGTAAGTCCGGGATTATTTGCTGGTTGTATTTTTGTTTTTGCTTTTTCATTTATGGAAGTGAGCAGTAGTTTAATTTTGGCAATAAGAGAAAAATTTTATCCTGTTGCAAAAGTTATATATACACTTGCAGGAAGGGTAACAGATGGTCCTTATGTTGCATGTGCGCTTGGTGTTTTAGGGATGATAATAATTTCTGTCTGCATTGTCATATCTTCAAAAATAACAAAAGTAAGGTTTGGTGAATTTTTTAAATTCGGTTAA